ATCAAACGTGAAACGACAGGCACCGGCCCGAGCGTATACCACGAAAATGACACTATCGCCAAATATGAGATCATGGATGGAGCACCAGTCAGAGGTACTTGTCAAGGAAAACTATCTTTagttgtttagttttgtttttattacagtATTTGTTGAACTATAAgtcacagcaacaacaaaaaaacgcaTGTTGGAGATGAAAAAACCATACAAGTCGTGCTTTTCGGAGAAATTTGTCTGCAACATAATACGTGAACAATTATTCTGATAACCATAGCATAAAGAAcgtgctaacaagtcaactaaattCTTTTTAACACTTCAAATCACGACATCTGTTGAATCCTCTGCTTCCAAACGGGCAGAGCGGCTCTTCTTCTgagttgctgtcagtagcaaacactgatacacacacctaccctgccctctagtggttgttgcaaAACAAAATGCGACCTAGAAGCTAGGCTTAGCTGTGGGTTTTTCTCTGACTTTCTCAGGCGAGTCTATTCCAATCCGACTATTTCTGGCTGGTTACGATCTGACTCCCACCATGCGAGACATCAACAAGAAGTTCTCTGTGCGCTACTACCTGAACCTGGTTCTGATCGACGAGGAAGAGAGGCGCTACTTCAAACAGCAGGTCAAAACAAGACCTCTTTGTGTCCTAATTTACTCGTTCTGCCTACATTTTAGGTTTTGTTCCTCCTGGGAAGCAGCTAGCAGGTTTTTATTATCCGTCTGTGTGGATCTACCGTCTGCAGGAAATCACACTGTGGAGGAAAGGAGACGTGGTGAGGAAGAGCATGTCCCACCAGGCCGCCATCGCCTCCCAGAGGTTCGAGGGCTCAGCCGCTTCCGAGAGCGCACTGGAACAGGCCGCCAAGGAAGAGAGCGGGTAGTGCTGCCGCCCTCAGGACCCGTCAGCATCCAGGTCACGACCCCCTGCAGTATCTGGCGAGTCAGCCGTTTCATATGTAGCCGCCACTGCTGATGAAGGAAGGGAGACACGCAAACGGAGACGGCGTGTGAACTATGAAACCGGTTGTATGAGGCATTCTGAATGGCGTCCGGCTCCCGTCGCGTGTTTTTTAAGGGGAATCAAGCTAATCACCTTTCTGCAGTCTGTCCCGTCAGATGATGAAACCCTACATTCTTTAACTTAGTCACTTCCTGATGCTCATCAGACTACTTGATTTCTGATCTCACTGTTCTAAAATCACGACTTTGAAACAAGTGAATCTCATACATTCCATGTTTATTAAATGCGTTTCTAACACtgtcacaaaacaaacaaaaaaatcggAGTTAACCTTACTTTGCTTTTTTCTCGCTTAgcgtgttttattttgtttatttgtgtctGCACAAAGTTATCAGAAGTGGAAACTGGAAACTCTTGTTTTTGATTGAGCGAGAGGATTAAAGTATTATCCcacatattgtttttattttattttattttttaggctgTAAATAAGATCATTTAAACCCGTTATCCTGTTCAAGCTTCTATACATTGACTATTGGGTGCACAGACTCACAAAATGACCTTTCCCGTCCACATGCTTTACCTTGGCATTCCACTGATGTTAGGAGAAGGTCTGTGTCCAGTGTTTGTATTAACGTTTCATTCTATGGAGTCCTCTATATCCTCTTTATTAGAGACTTGAAAGTTGTGCCTATGTGTATTAAGCAAATGAAATCCTTCTGCCTCTAACATGATTTTAGTCTTTTAACCAGAGAAAAATGACAGTATAAGTATATCTTTTGCAAAGTGCTAATCAGTCTTTGTTCCCAGAAGTCCAATAAATTGATGCCAAATGGAAGAAAACGGCTCTGTGTGTAACGATGCATGAGTGACGTATATCACAGTTGTCTTTGGGATCAAATCTGAGAAACGTGAAGGTGAATTTGTAATTACATACTGAAAGGCACTGAGGATCGAATCTAAACTCTTCAACTAATTAAGAATCGAGAACAAAACTGTCCACATCTAGGTACTCGTGCAGCAAAGATGTGATCCAGACACAAGTTAAAGGTTTTTTAAAGATCCATTCAGACTAGaaactgtttttggtgttttatttaacatgttcttgtgacattttcctGACGATGGAGGGCatgcataaagaaaattcagcttaaatctgcatttctgaggatttctttcttcaaatcattctgaatcaggagcaggagaaaaaaaaaaaggctgcttgaaaaagagtttgtgatgtagaaaacacaCCAGGTGGGTCTTAACAaaggagaggggaaggggggcggttTTGCTCCACGTtagtggtcccgcccacaattctgAGGCACATttgtaatgaactactgccactctgcagaaacattgtcctttttgattttggtttaacccttgtgctttcctatgacccccacccttccattgagatgttattcctaccatgataaaggtggaaagatttcatgcaatccatgaacaccagtgaggtgtacaaatcattgaagaaaaaaggttcagcgcacagTCTaatgggtctaaatgacccaactcccaatttcaaagTGTccaggatagcaaaagggttatcAAGGATATAGATTATAAAACAAAGATGTCCAGCCATGTGTGGCAGAACTGCACGAGTCTTCCTCAGATGAGTGAGATCCACTTTATGATCATACTTGCTTCTTCAGCACTTCATATAAAGCGACTCCACTTTAGAGCTTTGTGAAGAGCACCATTTATGATGAGAGaagctccttttttatttttattttacaactaCTGTAAAGTTATTTTTCCCTCCTTCTGTGGAGCAATAAGACATCCAGCCTCTGCATCACACATCTTAAATTACCTGTAGTCTGCTTTTCCCTCCTGACAGTGGTCAGGATTTGATTTCTACTCAAAAACAGCTAGTTTGagaacaaaacaagaaacttTAGACATAAAAACCTTTATTAATACAGAAATACGACTTATAGATGATTAAAAGTTCACAGGACGGGTTGTTCACAGGACGGGTTGATCACAGCGGCTTTTTGTCCTCCAGGCTCAGGATGAAGTCAAACTCTTCTGTGGGGGCATGAAAACCAGATTACAGCCAGAATATGTGGCATATAGGAGCAAAGGGTTCCCACATACCAGCGGTGAGGGGTTGAACCGAGAGCCTCGGTTTGGTAAAAAGGGCCAGGTTCTTCAGCGGCCCTCCGCTGTCACGATGCTGCAGGTGGTACCGCTTCAGCTCGGACAGCGGAAGAAAACGCCTCGTCATCCTTTGATACTGAACGTCCACCTGCAACAGGAGGCAAAAATCAGCTGTGCGGCTCCACCATCACCACATATAGTCTGTTTGATTTTTGATACCATGCTCCACTTGGGGCTGCCTGGGTTGCTGGCTGCATCATAGTGGGGATCCTTCCTGTCAAACTGAGTGTGGTCCACGTACGCCTCCTTCACTATCTGGATCAGGACACAGATGCGCTTCAGGGAGGAAGATGGGTTTGTTTTTGATGGGAAGGATGACTCACCTTCATGAGCCCCGCCACCCCTGGTTCTTTGCAGTTGCTGTGGTAAAAGAAAGCCCGTTGGCCCACTTTCATCTGCCTCATGAAATTGCGAGCCTGCGTGAA
The Oryzias latipes chromosome 13, ASM223467v1 DNA segment above includes these coding regions:
- the thyn1 gene encoding thymocyte nuclear protein 1 isoform X1; the protein is MPPNKKAKVRKETTSSDDSSDEGKASAFNKKKKAATPARKREKGSSDSPTYSHWLMKSEPESRFQNGIDLKFGIEDLKAQPEQTACWDGVRNYQARNFMRQMKVGQRAFFYHSNCKEPGVAGLMKIVKEAYVDHTQFDRKDPHYDAASNPGSPKWSMVDVQYQRMTRRFLPLSELKRYHLQHRDSGGPLKNLALFTKPRLSVQPLTAEEFDFILSLEDKKPL
- the thyn1 gene encoding thymocyte nuclear protein 1 isoform X2; its protein translation is MPPNKKAKVRKETTSSDDSSDEGKASAFNKKKKAATPARKREKGSSDSPTYSHWLMKSEPESRFQNGIDLKFGIEDLKAQPEQTACWDGVRNYQARNFMRQMKVGQRAFFYHSNCKEPGVAGLMKIVKEAYVDHTQFDRKDPHYDAASNPGSPKWSMVDVQYQRMTRRFLPLSELKRYHLQHRDSGGPLKNLALFTKPRLSVQPLTAEFDFILSLEDKKPL